DNA sequence from the Manihot esculenta cultivar AM560-2 chromosome 11, M.esculenta_v8, whole genome shotgun sequence genome:
CTGCAGTTTGTTAGACGGTCTGTAAATAATGTTGCTCATGTACTAGCAAAAACAACTCGCTATTTGTCAAATCTAGGCAATTGGGTCCATATCCCTCCGCCTTTTATTAGGGATGTATTAACTTTGGATATGCAGTAatatatttttccttttcaaaaaaaataataataataaagaatcaattaaatcaatttaactttattaaatttaaatatagttaaattaaattctattatatttaaattgattatgaataaaataattttttataaataaaaataaataaaattcattttttattaaaaaaatacatacaaAACAAGGGTATTAAGTCCTATGAAAAAAATATGgggtaatatatttttttttatttatactcATTTCTTTTAAGAGAGAAACTTAATTTCTCTTGTGAATTATTAATATAACCAAATAACACAAGAGAaatcaaatttcattttatttattttctcctcATTTTCTCTCTTTAATTTATCTGTAATTCCCTTACACAGCTGAGATCCAAACAAAAGGTTAAATCCCCAACCttaacatttattttttaactctcATATAAATTATATCATCAGGgtagttttatatttatctcaCAACTTTATCTTATTATCAAAATATCTCTctaactttaaaaataatttcatattaGTCCTTCAAACGttattttattatcaaaatatttcTCAATTTTAAGGTAATTTCATGTTCATATCTCAACTTCATTTTATCACCAAATATCCCTTATCTTTAAAGATAATTTTATATTCGTCcatcaattttatttatcacCAAAATATCCCCCAACTTTAATTTTGTTTCAACAAAAGgctcttttatttataatagcaaGTTTACATATTAAAAGTATTGAAATtacttttttcttctctttccttttatttttctcttgttttgtaatatttatttgtttatataatattttaattaaaattattaatattagttaattaaaattattaatattaatttattaaaaatgttagcattaatttatttaaatattaaaacctaaataaatgaaatattgagaatttaataattttgcaaaatattgataaattaatataaacacAATAGCATTTTAGTttaatattagaaaattaataattaatgataattaattttattagtaaatataataaaatatgatataatattttatctGAAAACAAGGGAGgggtagaaaaaaaataatgttaaaaGATATTTTGATGATAAATGAAATTGGGGaccaatttataattatattatattggtAAGccctattaattaaaataagctaAACGTTTgggttaaatttaaaaatgtcaAATATTATTCTacgtaattttttaattatcttttaattaattatatttttaattttttaaataaaataattcaaacttttttagttttatatttatattataatatttttatttattgaataaaataaattaaatctttttataaatttaaattatatcttaatattcaaatattgaagtgtaaaaaaataattatcaaatcacataaaaaattaataattctatTCGTGATTAAAGTATTAACATTTTTCTTTATAACTTTAATCGGAAAGAATacgataaaaatataaataaataaaataataataaaaaataaaaaaagaaataatgagtAAAGAGTATtagtttgaaaaaaaatatttatctctTCTTAATCGACTAATCTtctttattcattatttttatttttattattattcatttaaattttattatttttattattattaaaattataaaaaatcattagtcaatttaatgtttttttctTTGGTGTATTAGCTAGAAATGCAACCGCTGATTTTAAAGATTATgatgtaaatataattttttaaaaatttaaattattttatctaataaattaaaaaatttaaatataaatatgaatttattaaaatatataaattattttaattaataaataaaaaatataaattaaaaaataataaaaatgtgtaaTATAATGATAGAGTGActctttatcaaaattaatttattataaatattaaagtttaGTTTAaccattcaaaattaaaaatttataatgtaaATATGATTTGAACAAAATGTTTAGACCAATGTAATAAAGTTGAGGATTAAAATGAATTATACTAAAAATTGAGGGATGAACTATATAATTTACCCAACTCTCAACATTATCGCCCCTCTCCTCCCCTCCCCCCCTTCGGCTTCTCCATCTCTCACTCTGGTACAGCCGCTCCTCCCGCCTCCCACCTCCCGCCGATCTTCCCTCTCCTTTTCAAGCTGCTAACGTCGCTGCTGCTTTCGGTGGTCCTGGTTGCTTCTTCGCTCTTCTCGCCGCTTTTTCTTCTCCTCGTCGCTGCTTCGCTGGTCCAGTCCTTCTACCGTCCGGTGCTGCTACTCGCCGCTGGTCCTCGTCCTCAATCACGCCGCCGCTGCGTCTCGCCGCGTCCTACGTCATTGCAGGTGTGTATGGGTTTTGAGATTTGGTTTCAGATGTGTGCTTTCTAAAATTTGTGAGATCTATTGATGTGGGTTTCTGAAATTTGTGACAATGTTAAGATTTATGAGAATGTGTTGGGCTTGTATTTGTGAGATTTATTGAAAGTTTGTTGAAATAAATACTGTTGTGAATGGACTGAGAGTTGTTTTAGTGAGATCTTCGAAATGAGTTTCTgaattttattgaaatgttaACGTGAGATTTCTGAAATTCTTGGAAATGCCAagattttatgtaaatattgcCGAGGGTTGTAATTGTgagatttattgaaaatttgttGAATGGATCAAAGTTGTTTTTGAGAGATTGAAATTCTGATCTGAGATTgtgtgaaattcctttttttggGGGTTTTGATTATGAGTTAATCGGGTTCAGGTAGTTCGGATAGTAAATGGGTATTGTTAAACAGGTTTGGGATGGATGTGAGTAGGGAAATCTAATTTCTAAATAGGTTTGGGACGGATTTGGGATGTCTATTTCTTAACGGGTCCGGGGTACTTAAAATTTTGCAGGTATCCTACCTGGTGCCATCCCTAAAATTCGCTATTTTCACCTTATTCGTTTTTAGGTTTTGTACATTGAATCTGTATGTTATAAGTTACTTGAATACCTGTTTCTTTTTTGATGAAAAATTAAGAATGCCATCAATGTTTATATGAACTCATGACCTGTACACTTGTTTTGCTTCCTAATTCAGCATATATTAGATCATTTTAAAGTAGAAGGTATGGGACATAACGAGTCTGGTGGATCCGAGAAGAAATCAAGTGAATCTGCTAATGATTTACAAACTTTCAATGCTGAAAATTTGCAGAGTAACATGAAAGTTATATATTACAGGTTTGTTTCAACAACTAGTAGGACCCTTCTATTCTGATGAAACGTGATTTTTCTTTGTAGATCAATATGACAAGAGGCTCTTCCCAGAGCATAAATTCTAAGCTTTATTTTCTTTGCAGCCGGACATTTTTGTCTATCATTGGTGGGGTGATTGCTGGAATTTTGGGATTCACGGGTTTGACTggatttatcttttatttccTTATCATGGCCATCACTTCACTGGGACTCGTAGGCAAAGCAAAGTTTTCTGTTCATTCATACTTTGACTCTTGGAACCGGATTATACTTGATGGCTTTTTTGGGGGGCTTATGGTATGTTCCTCAATTTAATACTAGTTCGTTTTTTACTTTATTCCTAATTCTGATTTTCCTTTGGATAAGGTTCCCCTGGTaacattttccttttttatagTAAAATCCTTTTTCTGTGCAAGTATTCTTTATCATATTTGAAATAGGTAGTGTCACATGTAGTTCAATGTTGGGAATGGAGACTCCATAAGTTGATAATCAGGCCTATCAATTAATACCAGCCAGTGACTCCTCTTTCTACAAAAAGTGAATAGCAGAGTTGGTTTTATTTGAGATTTTATAAGTCTTGAAATATTGATGTGGATTTGGTGTATAACAGAGCTGAATGGTGACAAAAGTTCCATAAAGCCAACTCTAACTAGTTTGGGATTATGGCTTAGTTGCTGTTAGTGGTGGTGTTGGGATATGgctttatattttcttaattttttagatGCCACTTTCTGAAAATTTGGTTCCATCCATGCCTGTTTCTGAAGTTATGTGGCAATTTCAATAAATTGCTGGGTAATCTTCTtgattcttgattttttttgtaCTTTAATAGACTgaatatttttttccctttccaTTTTCATGCAGTCGTTCGTGCTATTCTGGACGTATCCTTCATTTTtcactttattattgttatttacaTATAACTTTCTCAAATCAATGATAGCAACAATCTTTAAAGTTGTAATCTTGAAAGCAAAATGTGAGCTGCATGACCTTTATTGAAGATGACAATATCATTACATATTAGCATTTGCATTTGCTGATGGTGAATCCTCTATGGGTTGCTGTAGGGATCAATTAGTATAGTTTTCTATGCTGAACATGTGATGAAAACGCACAAGGGGTGGGGAAATTATGTGCTCTTCGAGTGTGTTGCATTTTCCATTTAATTCTCAATATTTGAAATatgcattaattttatttttccctttTGCCTCATTGATTGGCATTATTGACAGCGCTTTAGGAAACTTTAAGcatcttttatataaattttctgAAGATTCAGGTATTTATTTCCTTTATTGTATCATCTCCTTGACATGAAAAGATTTGCATATGATTTCGTGCATATATTCTGACGAGGGATCTGTTACATCTTGATGGAaagtgctgctgctgctgcttgtGACTCCAGTTTATACCAACACTGGAGCTTGAACGAATGTTTAATGCTTCTATCAATTACAAAATTCATCCTTATCTTCATTTATCTTTTTGAAGTTTGGTTCTGTGGACTTGTTACTCACAGGCTTGACTGTAGAATTTTGCAAGGAAGCTGCTTTGTTTGTTTCTGATGTTTTTCTATGTTGTACGTTGATGATTGTTCAATGAATGTATGTTTGAAGATTTCAGTTTTAATCTCTCTGATTGCTTCTCAATATAAATGACGTCCTCTCCGGCCCTGGTAATTGCAGCAAAGATCAAACCAACAAATGTGAACAGCTATATGCAGTCATGCTTTGACAATATCTATGTTTTGGATATTCTGTATTTTGTTGATGGTTTTGGGTGCTTCCATGTTTTGGATAGCACTGATCTTCTCATGATTTGCCTCTATGCTCCTTTTTGAGATGATATATCCTAGAAACTTTTCAGCCTTTATTCCGAAAGTATATTTTTTCGGGTTCAGCTTTATGACCACCTTATCCAGGAAATCAAAGATTTTTCAGATATACTTTGGGTGTTCTTCCAATGATCGGCTTTTTACCCTCATGTCGTCTACGTATACTTCAATGGTTGATCCCACCATGTCCTTAAAGATTCTTGATACTTACCTTTTGTATGTGATTCTAGCTTTTTTTAAACCAAAAGGCATTACTTTGTAGCAGTAAACTCCTTCGTCTCTTATGAACATAGTCTTTTCTGCGTCCTCAGTATCCATCATGATTTGGTGGTATCTTGAGATGGTATCAAGGAAAGAGACTACCGTATGATCTAAGATCGATTCCACTAATCTGTCGATGGACGACAATGGGTAATGATCTTTCGGACATGCTTTGTTCAGCTCAGTGAAGTCTATGCACATAGTCCATGCATATTCTCCACTTTCCGTTAGCTTTCTTGACTAGGATCACATTGGCTAGCTACGTGGGATACTACACTTCTTTTATCAATCTTACGCTCAAAAACTTATTAACCTCctctttgattacttgttgCCTCTCTGGTGCAATAAGAGACAGGTCTACACCCGCTACATCCTTTAAGGACCAAGCAAAAGTTGACACTCGACTCTTTAGCAACTCCACTAGACGAGTCCTTGTTTCACCGGTTAGCATAGTGCTAAACTGTACATTTTGCTCCTTTCCTATCTAGACTTCCTTTACCAGGTCTGCTGGTTCTGGTTTTATGTGAGATTTCGGTTTCTCTAGCAATTCGATGGATATGGTTGCTTTCTCAAGACTTTTTGTTGGATGTCCATAACCTTCTGTGGCTAACCTCGAATTGCCTCGGATTGTCTTGGACCACTGCTATTCCCCCAAGAGCTGaaagcttaagacacatagtACCCATGTTAATAATAATACCGTAGCAGTTTAGGACTGGGTGGTCGAGTATCACATTGTACGCGAATGTGATATCTACCACTGCAAACTCTGCATACAACTCTCGCCTATACTTCTCATCACTTAATACTAGGGGAAGATTGATGGTACCTAGCATTGCCACGGTCTTATCTCCTAACCCCACTAAAGGATATGAAACTCTAATAAGGTTGTTTTTATCTAAGCCTAACTTATTAGAAATATTTAAGATGAGAAGATTAACAGAACTACTTGTATCTACAAGTACCCGCTGTACCTCATACCAGTTCAGGAGGACCTTAACGACCAGTGGGTCGTTTTTAAAGAACTCGACCGCTTTGTCAATGGGATCGAACCTTACTTCTGGCTTGGTCCAGGATTCTTAATGGACAAACAGGACATCCTCTACCACAcgcttattttttcctttacCCTTATCAGGTCCTTCCGTAATAACATGTACGATTTTGGGCATTTTGAGAGATTAGAGAGGAAATATTactttttttcaaaagaaaaaggagcaaTAGACCgactttaatccaaatgaacgtATAGAGTTCAGTGGATTCACGTCAAcagaatcaaatgatattgttgAGATTAGATGGATGATGTGACTGGAATGAAACTGTGCTGTGATTGGCTAGAACCTGCAAGGAAGAAAAAGTGAGGTGGTGGTGAGTGTTTATGGCAGCTACTTTGACAATGCAAGGAATTGCTTAAAGTTTTAGTATTAGAGAATAGCATACATTTACCTTTG
Encoded proteins:
- the LOC110625656 gene encoding ER membrane protein complex subunit 6 — its product is MGHNESGGSEKKSSESANDLQTFNAENLQSNMKVIYYSRTFLSIIGGVIAGILGFTGLTGFIFYFLIMAITSLGLVGKAKFSVHSYFDSWNRIILDGFFGGLMSFVLFWTFAYDFVHIF